One genomic region from Leifsonia sp. Root1293 encodes:
- a CDS encoding phage tail tape measure protein: MTDRVVKVSLLAQVSNYVAGFAQAKQATDRASKSAQEAAARFEAQNQSMTKLGTGLLAMGTLAAVGVGLAIAKYAEFDEAIAKVSATGADATNNIEALREAALDAGARTVFSATEAANAIEELAKAGVDAKEILDGGLDGALALAAAGGLDVADAASIAATALNTFNLEGADMAHVADLLAAGAGKAMGDVSDLGAALNQSALLAKSTGLSIDETTAALSAFASQGLLGSDAGTSFKAMLQRLTPQSAEAQEEMDRLGISAYDAAGKFIGLEEFSGNLATSLAGLTDEQRNATLATIFGSDAVRAATVLYEEGADGIAKWENKVNDSGYAAETAAKRLDNLKGDVEQLGGAFDTALIRSGSAADGVLRLSVQTLTDLVNIYNSAPLPVQQTALALGALAAAGLLVTGAFLVAIPKVAEFQIALATLRTSNIPGVAAAAVGAQTAVTKMGGAMSSAARFLVGPWGIALAAAAVGVSLLTKMIEAGQTSSNEFANALKRAATGAELLALATKSDGATTALFGDYADALKDLPGLLDKSTAAADQFLGFMNLSTNELGAVDALDRLGKSLGTLAAEDLPAAQKGFRAIATQYDLTTKQQGKLLRTMPAYEEALKAQATQLGVNVTSSDKAANKTALLELAFGEATPTALEAADAYLAAADQAAGLNDEVTGLVDAINKANGIGIDAVSANIAYQDALSKVAEQIANVRAGTEGYAAGLDVATQAGRDNYNVLLDQAEGGQAAADAQFALDGNTKNYVAALQANRDKVLQNARDLGATDAQVQYLSDHIVAMPNQKQIDIIADTWTAQRQIDAFIANTNARVATITVNATNPAIGFGLGDGHATGGAIYGPGTGTSDSIFARLSNGEHVLTAADVAAMGGQASVYAWRRTLHGMPAYADGGHVQPQYVTGGGSSGRSAAGATFNSTVQIVPQPGKSVWQQSLEASRWVRYSFGYGG, translated from the coding sequence ATGACCGATCGGGTCGTGAAAGTAAGCCTGCTTGCGCAGGTGTCAAACTACGTGGCCGGCTTCGCTCAGGCGAAGCAGGCCACCGACAGAGCGTCGAAGTCGGCGCAGGAAGCTGCCGCTCGGTTCGAGGCACAGAACCAGTCGATGACGAAGCTCGGCACCGGGCTCCTCGCCATGGGCACCCTGGCCGCCGTCGGCGTCGGGCTGGCGATCGCCAAGTACGCAGAGTTCGACGAGGCGATCGCGAAGGTCTCAGCCACCGGCGCGGACGCCACGAACAACATCGAGGCGCTCCGCGAAGCCGCACTCGACGCCGGCGCGCGTACCGTGTTCTCCGCCACCGAGGCTGCCAACGCCATCGAGGAACTTGCGAAGGCTGGCGTCGACGCGAAGGAGATCCTGGACGGCGGTCTCGACGGCGCCCTGGCTCTCGCTGCGGCCGGCGGTCTCGACGTCGCCGACGCTGCAAGCATCGCCGCCACGGCCCTGAACACGTTCAACCTCGAAGGCGCCGACATGGCGCACGTCGCCGACCTGCTCGCCGCCGGTGCAGGCAAGGCGATGGGTGACGTCTCCGACCTCGGTGCAGCCCTGAATCAGTCCGCGCTCCTGGCGAAGTCGACCGGCCTGTCGATCGACGAGACCACCGCGGCACTCTCCGCCTTCGCCTCGCAGGGCCTCCTCGGCTCCGACGCTGGCACCTCGTTCAAGGCCATGCTGCAGCGCCTGACGCCGCAGTCGGCCGAGGCGCAGGAGGAGATGGACCGTCTCGGGATCTCCGCTTACGACGCGGCCGGCAAGTTCATTGGACTCGAGGAGTTCTCCGGCAACCTGGCGACCTCGCTCGCGGGCCTGACGGATGAGCAGCGCAATGCGACCCTGGCTACGATCTTCGGTTCCGACGCCGTGCGCGCCGCGACTGTTCTCTACGAGGAGGGTGCCGACGGCATCGCCAAGTGGGAGAACAAGGTCAACGACTCCGGCTACGCAGCCGAGACTGCGGCAAAGCGCCTCGACAACCTGAAGGGTGACGTCGAGCAGCTCGGTGGAGCGTTCGACACGGCGCTGATCCGGTCGGGCTCGGCCGCCGACGGCGTACTGCGCCTCTCTGTGCAGACACTGACCGACCTCGTGAACATCTACAACTCCGCACCCCTCCCGGTGCAGCAGACCGCCCTCGCACTCGGCGCACTCGCCGCGGCTGGACTCCTCGTCACTGGGGCGTTCCTCGTCGCGATCCCGAAGGTCGCCGAGTTCCAGATCGCGCTCGCCACCCTGCGCACCTCGAACATCCCAGGTGTGGCAGCGGCCGCGGTCGGCGCTCAGACGGCAGTCACGAAGATGGGTGGAGCCATGAGCTCGGCCGCACGGTTCCTCGTCGGGCCGTGGGGTATCGCACTCGCGGCCGCTGCGGTCGGCGTCAGCCTCCTCACCAAGATGATTGAGGCCGGTCAGACGTCGTCGAATGAGTTCGCGAACGCCCTCAAGCGGGCCGCGACGGGCGCCGAACTTCTGGCGCTCGCAACCAAGTCGGACGGCGCGACGACGGCGCTGTTCGGCGACTATGCCGACGCGCTGAAGGATCTGCCCGGCTTGCTTGACAAGTCCACAGCCGCAGCTGACCAGTTCTTGGGCTTCATGAATCTGAGCACGAATGAACTCGGAGCGGTCGACGCTCTCGACCGACTGGGCAAGAGCCTCGGCACGCTCGCGGCGGAGGATCTGCCAGCAGCGCAAAAGGGATTCCGGGCCATCGCGACACAGTACGACCTCACGACCAAGCAGCAGGGGAAGCTGCTCCGCACCATGCCTGCCTATGAAGAGGCTCTCAAGGCGCAAGCGACCCAGCTCGGGGTCAACGTCACGTCCTCGGACAAAGCAGCGAACAAGACGGCGCTGCTCGAGCTCGCCTTCGGCGAAGCGACGCCGACCGCGCTCGAGGCCGCAGACGCGTACCTGGCCGCTGCTGACCAAGCCGCGGGTCTCAACGACGAAGTCACCGGACTCGTCGACGCGATTAACAAGGCCAACGGCATCGGCATCGATGCGGTGTCCGCGAACATCGCCTATCAGGATGCTCTGTCGAAGGTCGCTGAGCAGATCGCGAACGTCCGTGCGGGCACTGAGGGGTATGCGGCCGGTCTGGACGTCGCCACTCAGGCAGGGCGTGACAACTACAACGTCCTGCTCGACCAAGCTGAGGGTGGGCAAGCTGCCGCCGACGCACAGTTCGCGTTGGACGGGAACACGAAGAACTACGTTGCCGCCTTGCAGGCGAATCGAGACAAGGTGCTGCAGAACGCCCGGGATCTCGGCGCGACCGATGCTCAGGTGCAGTACCTGAGCGATCACATCGTCGCCATGCCCAACCAGAAGCAGATCGACATCATCGCCGACACGTGGACCGCGCAACGCCAGATCGACGCGTTCATCGCCAACACGAACGCGCGCGTCGCGACGATCACCGTCAACGCTACGAATCCGGCCATCGGGTTCGGGCTGGGTGACGGGCACGCGACGGGTGGTGCGATCTACGGACCGGGAACTGGGACTTCGGACAGCATCTTCGCCCGGCTGTCGAACGGGGAGCATGTGCTCACCGCGGCTGATGTCGCCGCGATGGGTGGCCAAGCGAGTGTGTACGCGTGGAGGCGCACCCTCCACGGGATGCCCGCCTACGCAGACGGTGGCCACGTGCAACCGCAGTACGTCACCGGCGGCGGCAGCTCTGGAAGGTCGGCCGCGGGCGCCACCTTCAACAGCACTGTGCAGATCGTGCCGCAGCCGGGCAAGTCTGTCTGGCAGCAAAGCCTCGAGGCATCGCGATGGGTGCGTTACAGCTTCGGATACGGGGGTTGA